ATGTTTTCAGTACTTCATAGAGAGTGAAGGACATACATTCACAAACTAAAATGGAGATACAAAGAGACCTAACCTTTGTTGACTGCCCGTGCTAAGTGAGGACGGGTGTCTTAATGAATCCTTCTAACAGTGCTATGGGGCAGGGTTATTAGGTCtagtgaaacagaaaaatgagctaATGTGCAAATATTAAGTGGTTGAATTTTAATTCAGATCTCCCTGTTGCTAAACCCCGTATTCTTGCCACCATATCTGCTATCTCTAAGGGAGGGAATGGTGATTGGAGTGTGGTGGTGGGCGCACTGGGGCCCCCAATTCTTCAAGATGTCTGCCTGACTACCTAAGCTGCTCAAACACCAGCCAGTGGGAATCCTGCACAACTCTGACTACTCTACCTTTTTTAGATGATCTTCTACGCAAAAACCAACAGCTGAACATGCAGGTGACTTGCCTGCACCAGGAGCTTGCCCAGCTGAAAAAGCTGGAGGAGACAGTGGCCCTTCTCCATGAAAGTCAGAGGTAGGAGTGGGTCTATCCAGCTGGCTTCTGGAAGCAGATGTTTACTTTCCTTTATCACCTTTGTTTTAGTTGGCAAGTTAATATctatatacttttcttttcttttgcggggaagattggccctgaactaacatctgttgctaatctttttcgttttgcttgaggaagatggtcgctgagctagcatctatgccagtcttcctctactttgtatatgggacgccaagacagtatggcttgatgagcagtgtgtaagtccgcacccaggatctgaacctgcaaaccctgggccaccaaaacggagcatgcgaacttaaccactatgccaccaggctggcccctatatacTTTTCAAATTAATTCCATTCTGTGTGTAACACAGACAggacagttagctcagggatcaAAGTACTGCTTTCCAGGACAAATGGGACTAGATGTCTTTGCTGGCATTCGTGGGTTGCAATACCTCAATAATAAGTAGTTTCTCACTGAGTCCAACAGGACGCTTGTTTGAGTCAGCTAGCTTTCCCTGGTCACTATGTGCCCCTAAAATCAGCCATGTGGCTTTTCTGGAAAATGCCTGCCTGCTACTGGTCACAGAAGAGACGTTGAGCGCTTAGAGTGATAAGGAAAGAATTCAATGTTCGTGTCCCCTTCAGAGGAGCCCAATAGCATCCGCCTCTTCAAAGAATAGTACCCTCAGGATGCAGGCTAGACAATTCAGAAGGGGCCTCGAGACTATTGGTTCATTTAGAGAAGCCCTTGACACTGATTTGTCAAACACCTTTGCTAGGTCTTGCAGTGAAGTTTAAATACAAGAACCCCATCCCCAAACCTTCAGCCCCCAACTTCACTTCCTGATTTTCCTTATAATAGCTTCATATTCAGCGGATTAGACTCAGACCCATTCTGGATggctttttctaaatttttcattttaattatttcaaaccTATACAAAAGTAGAGCAAGTAGCATAAAGTCAGGGTTCTCGAACTCgggtgtgcatcagaatcacctgaaaaacttgttgaaatgcagattgctgggccccaccccgagagtttctgattcagcggATCTGGGTTGGGaactgagaatctgcatttctagtaagtttccagatgctgctgttgctgctagTCCGGGAACCACGCTTTGAGAACATTAGGGTATATCTCTTTAGAGACGTACAGTCAAATCactatattttaaagtaacttgAAATAATTCTCTTGTGTGTTGTTAAACCATCAATTCAGGttcaatttgtttcattttgcttttgatacatagggaaattttttattatatttatttaatcttgttttataattatgtaaaacatttacatgGTCTCAAAGTCAAATctacaaaataagataaattcaGACAAATCTAGCTTCTTTACCTGTCTCCTatatcctttccttccctcccactagCCTTCCACTGTAGGTGTGGGTGTGTATTTGTATTCTCCTTCTATTATATAAAAAGAGGCATAATGTTGCTTTAACATTGTATCTTAGAAATCAGTTCACAGTGGTGTATGGAGTTagttctcattcctttttataactGTGTAGGACTCCACTGTGTGTTTGTTTAGCTAGTCCTCTATTGAGGAACATTTACGTTGACTGTATTTTGCCATTACAGAGAGAGTTGCAGTGAATAGCATTGTGcatgcatcattttttttttcttggccagTCTCTGATGGCTTTCAACGTTACATGGTAATACAGAGTCCAAGAACACAGTCCTAACTAGCACCACTAGTTAACTGCAGAGGCAGGATAGTTTAGAAGAAGTAGAAGTTaagatttggggataaaaattgAAGGCCTGGTCAGGTGTCAATCTCCCAGTGCTTCTACTCACCTCCTCATGAAAGTGCTTTGGAAAGAACAGAACAATCACCATACGAAATGTGAACTATGTTATTGCTACATTCAGTCTGGAACATAATCAAACAGAACTGtaatgaagaaagaaactgtCTGCCTGCTTTTAAAATAACCCACTCATAAATCGGACAGTTCGTTCTATTTAAAGATGTTACTTCACTTTACATTTGTCTTTAGCAAACATTTCAGGTCTTAATGGCATCTACTTTGCTTTTATGATTCATGACTGCCTTTTCCCCCTCTGCCTTAGATCCCTGGTGGTAACTAATGAGTATCTGCTGCAGCAGCTGAATAAAGAGCAAAAAGGTTATTCTGGGAAAGCACTCCTGCCTCCTGAGAAGAGTCATCACTTGGGAAGATCGTCACCCTTTGGGAAAAGCACGCTGTCTTCCTCCTCACCAGTGGCACATGACACGGGTCAGTATCTAATACAGAGCGTCTCAGATTCTGTCCCAGAGCCTAGTTTATGGAGCTAGTACTGAACACCTTCTCTATAGCTTCCCTCTTGGCCCCAGGGGCCTCTCAGTGTCATTTCCACCAATATGGTGGTATTTACTcacaagattaagaaaaaaaatcttattctgaTTACAGTGTATTGgtccttctttttatttctttctcctcccatcaagtcattcttttcttctgcccACAGATATAGTTGGCACTTAGTCCTAGGCATCATGTCACATAGAAACATTTGGCTGAAAatgtcaaaaaggaaaaaacactagacatttttcccaagtaTCACTTGAAATTCTGTGGTAGGAGGTTTAAAAAGAACATCCATGGCTGGGTGTGTTTTGTGTTAGAATTTCAGTGAATCCATATAGATTGGTTCATCAAACATGTTTTGAGTTTCTTCCCACCATAGTGAAAAGGTGACAAGGTCTGATGTCTGCCCTGGAGCAGCCAACAATTTAGTCAGGGAGAAAAGCACAAACTTGTGTGATGGAGCTCAAACTTGGCATTGGTACTAAACATATCTAAATAAAAGCCTAAAGATAccctggaaagagagagaaagcagttgaTTCCTACTCTGGGGAATTGGAGAAGGCATCAGTGAGGACTCATTTGAGTGGAAATATGTAGAATGAGTACAATGGTAGCAGGTAGAGGGGATGCAGAGCCTCCTAGGCCAAGAGTGCAGAATAGAAGAGTCTGGAGCCCCCGAAGGATCACAGGGCAGGGAAGATGTGAGTGATGGTGCCGTGACAGTAGATAATCCTAGCTTGGAAGGTGTGGTGCAGAAAAATGCCCCCTAAAGAAATGAtctttcagggccagccctgtggccaagtagttaagttcgtgctctctgcttcggtggcctggggtttcgctggttcggatcctgggcacacacatggcaccgctcatcaagccgtgctgaggtgccatcccacatgccacaactagaaggacccacaactaaaaatatacaactatgtaccaggggctttggggagaaaaaggaaaaaataaaatcttaaaaaaaaaaaagaaatgatctttcaactgagacctgaagaatgaATAGGAGGTAACTAGGCAAAGGATACAGCCAAGGACAGAGGCAATGGGGAGAGCTGCAGagagaaacagcatgtgcaaaggccatgAAATGGGAGGGAACATGGTCAGTTCAGGGAACTGAGGGGCTGAGAGGAGATAAGCAGGAGCTAGATTGCACAGCTCCTTGAAGATTTTAGATTGGGAAGGCAGAGGAGTGGAACATTTGTGTTTGAGAAGCTTTCTCTGTAAGAAGAATGGATTGACAGCCTTGTAGAGTGGGGACAACCAGAGAGGAGctgaagagatgagagagaaggcTGGTGCAGGCCAGACCAGAGATGCAGCTTCTGAATGTTAGCTTTGGGCTCAGCATCCACTTTACACATAAGTACCCTGTATTTCAGACATGAAGCACAATCTTTCTTTAATCCTGATTGATTGggcatttaaaaatcaatgggaaaagaTAATGAAAGTGGCTTTAGGTATGTCTCTGCTTCAGAGTCCCCCAGGTAGCTAATGTTACCAGAGAGTGTGTAGAGGGGAAAGGACTGACGACTTAATGCTATGTTGTACTTCTCTTTATCTTCAGGGTCAtgtcagagagagaggcaggcagaaagATTAGACACTTCTTTGCTCCCCTGACCCAGGTGCTGTGCAGGGAAGGAGAGCTATTGCCATAATAATGAGACATGAAGATCACAACCAAGATCACACATTTCCAAGCTATAAATAAAATCCACAGACTTCTGGATTTTACGTGGGTTCCCAAAAGGAGGATGTACAGAGGAGCCATAAGTTTCTTTGAGCTGCATGGCTCTGAGGGAGCTAGAGTGAGCTCTTGCTCTGTGGAAATGTTGGTAAAAACAGTCCCCCCACCCCTACTTTCCTGGGCCTGTCTTGGCCCCATGGAGCCTTTAAGGCTCAGTGAGCCTAGGCCTCCAAAGAGCCTAAGCCTTGCACAGGAAGGGTAGCCTCAGCCAGTAGCCTTGCAGCCCTGAGTTGTCATATTTCAGAGTCCCAGCCCAGTGCACAGGCCAACTTATTGAATAGACCATTGGGGGAGAAATAATGCACTTCTTTCTACAactccagccctcccctccttcccctatgAACATCTGATAATGCTGGTCCCTGAACCTATTCGGGGTACCTCTAAGGAGAAGCAAAGTGCCTGACCCAGACTGAGTCACCTTCTACCTGATTTTCTATTGTCACTGTCCCAGGCAAGGCACCTCTCTAGGGGTTGCTGGCCACTCCTGGGGAAGTCGACTCTGTGATTTTCCCTGTGTGGCCCTTGGTCCAGAGGGCAGGGGTAGGGATTGGTGACGTTAGGGAAGGGCCAAAGAGTTGTTGCCCTATGCAGCTAAGTGGGCTCAACACGGAGGTAGAAGGCCCCTGAAGCAAGTGGAAAACAAGTGGAGAGGAATTCCTTACCTGAGGCCTGACACTCCCACTtcctgagagaaggaaagaagcagggctgggatggagaCTGGGCCCTCAGGGAAGTTCTGTGCCCAAAAGGAGGGCGGGGCCACTCTGACAGGTTTGGCCTTCCTGCCAGCTATACAGAGAGGGTTTAATGACTCTATCCCTCCTAACCTCTTTTCCTTGCCCACCTGGTTTTCTACCATGAGGAGGCTACGGAGGGTAGAGCAGTGATAACTGAAGGCCTAAACTGGCATTGTTTGGTCAGCTGCTGCCATGTACCACATTCTGCTAGACCCATCAGTCTTTAAGGGTCTTCCTGGCTCTGCACAGGCCTTGATTTCCCTCAGGCTCCATAACCACtttcaggaagaagagggggCTTTATCTTATGAGGTGGAGTTTTGGGGCTCACCCAGTTCTCTCTCCGGGTTCCTCTAAGACATGTGGCTAGTCACAGGGGGCTGAGCCACTGCTCCCCTACACATTGGATGGTACTCTCACTTGCAGCTTAATGGCTTAATATCCTGGACCAATTTgcaatacatttaaatttttttcactctgAGGATATTTTAAGTAAGTGAAAGCCAGAAGGATTTGAGTTTCACTCCTATTATGCTCATTTAAGTAAGCTTGCAATTTAAACAAATTCCTCAAGGTTGGAGGAATCGTTCCTCTTACTGATTGCTGGTAGGAGAGGTAGAGCTCTCTGAAATTCTTCCCTGGGCAGTGCAAGGTGATATAGTCAGCAGAGTCAGGAGGAGCCCACAGCTGTCAGCTGTTAGGCAAGGCTCTGCTGTGGCCAATGCTGATCTCTACCCTCTTATTCCCACCTCACCTCCTCAGCATCCCTGTCCCGAGCCACACTATTCCTCTATACCTCCACTCCAAGTGAATTTGGGCTTAAAGGACTCTGGGGCCACCTGGGGCAGGAACATTCCAGAAGAGCCTGTGGGATGAGGAAATAAACAGTTGTGCTGCCTTACCTTGTTATCTGGGGGCAGGAAagaagatatttataagcatGTGCCTTTTAAGCCTTTTCTAGCACCCGTGGTAGCTGCCCTCTCCTAAGCAGGCCTTAAATCCCATCCAGCCTGCTTGTCAGTAGGAAAGGAGGAGAGTTGGTCCCAAAGCCTTGGGCTTGGGAATAGCTCTAGCCTAATACCCAGAGcctcagagaggagaaaaggttGATCCAGAAACTCCCAGGAGTTCCCAGGACCAGAGAAGCCCATACCTTCCTCCCAACCCATGATATTGAACAGATGGAAGGGAATCAGCAAGAAGAGGCCCCTTCACTGTTGGACGCCCTGTTCACCTGCCAAAGGCTAGTGTTGGGTGCCAGGCTCTATCACTGGCCATCCAGCCCCAGTTTTGGAAATCGTGTTGGGGCTTGCTGTGTTAGAAAGAGCCTGGCCTGGGAGGCAAGAGGCATGGTTCTGGCCTCTATTCTGAAGAAACCCCTTcactctttgggcctcagtttcctcagctataaaatgagggAGTTGTACTATGTATTCTCTGAGGTTCTTCCTGGTCCTGCGTTTTCTGATATTCTGAGCTGGAGCCTCAGATGACTCGCCTTGGTAGCCCCCTGGAGCTGGGGCCTGTCAGTAGTCTTAGAGCCGAGGCCTGGCACTGGGTCCCTGCCAATGCTTGGCCCAAGCCAAGTCTGCTGTCTTATCCCTCCTCCTGCTGTAAAAGTGGAGAGGCCAAGACTGACATCCGAACTGCAGGAAGGCAAGCTGTGCTGTTAGGACTCTGGGTCAGGGCTGAGGTAACAGGCTTTGGATTTCCCTCAGGAGCATCTTCAGGCATCCTGGCTCTGTGTTGATGGAAGGGGCCTGATGTGTGTCTTTTTCTGGGCAAGGCTTCCAGTGGAAGGATCAGCAGAGTGTGACACGCAGGGGGGTGACGACTCTGAGGGGTCAGTGGGGTGTGAATGTCATTACCCCTGTCATCATATACATGACCAGGCTATACTGGTAAAAAAAGCTATCTTTATTGAGGTCTAGGTAAGAATTAGGCACTTGGCCAGAGCAGCAGCTTAAATATGAGGCAAGCAGGCAGGGGTTAGCCACGCCCAGGGCTAGGTTCAGGCGGTGAGGCTATAGGCACAGACTCTCCCCAGACGGACAAAAGGACAGAAgtcagggaggaaagaggaaggggaaggggatgCAGAGCAGTCTGGGTCAGAGGCCtggtgggctggccctgtggggcTGTGCAGGAAGCGCTGGGTGGCAGGTCCAGCAGGAAGGGGACCGGGCTCTCTTGCTCCACATGTCCCTTAGGCCCAGGCCTGAGCCTCTGGCGGGGGCAGCCGCGCTGGGGGGCCTTCCCAGGCCTCACTTCTTCACCTTGGCATCATAGGTGCCTGCATTCTTGTAGGCACTCACATAGCCACTGTCATCCAGGTTGTCCTGCCGCCCAGCAATGCCCTTGCCCTTGCCGCTCTCATCAAAGCGCTCCTTGTGGGAGCCTGTGTACTTGCTGGTGTCGGTCAGCCGTTCCACAGCACCCCctgtttttgctttctgtttggaCAGAGTTCCCCCAGGGGCACCGGGTTAGAGAGCCCAGCCCTTCCACCCCCGACCAAAATTCCCCACGTTCCCCTCAGTAGCCTCCCAAGACCAGCAAGGCACTTACAGTGACGCCCACATTGGCTGGTTCCTTGCCTGCCACCAGCTGGCAGATGGCATCGAAAGcctcctccttgctcttcccCTTGAATCGCTTGGTTGCCAGCTCTTCTAGGGCCTTCTTGAACTCCTCATAGTTAATGACCCGAGCCGACTTCCCCCTGCCAGATATGTGAGCACCATGagttttctcccttctccataTCCCCCTGGTTCCAGCCCCCCAATTCCCCACCTTCTGGGAACATGAGAAGCAGAGACTGCCTGGGGCTCACTTGACTTTGGAGAAGACGATGTCGACATCAGTCCCTGTCACGGCCTTTCCATCAGCCACCTTGCAGTCCTTGCACAGCTTGGCCCAGTTCTTGCCATTCATCTCTTGCCCACTGGCCTTGGGGTCACCGTGGATGGCAAACTTGCGGAAGCTTTCCTCCAGTCCAGCCACATCTGTGCTCGCTGCCATGCCACCCTGTAGGGACCCACCTCGGTCATCTCTCAGTCAAGCTGCCCCTCCCATCCCCAAGGCACCAGACATCACTGCCTCTACCTCAAAACCTGCAAGGTCTGAGTTGTGGGCACTTCTGCCACATATCCTCAGAGTTGGAGACGGAGCCTGGGGAGAGGAGCCAACACTCAGTGTCTCCCTGGGTGCCAGAAGCCTGGGGAAGAGCCCCAAGAGGAAAGGTCCTGTCACTTCATGCCAGCCTTGGCTCTGAGTGGAGTTCAGAAGATGAAATCATGATGCCCACACCAGGCTGGGAACAGAGTGGCACTGTCCAGAAAGACTGTGAGGGCAGCAGCTGGGGCCATGGCTTTGTCTGACCCTGGCACAAGGCCTGCTTGGGTGGAAGTGAGGGTGGCAGAGTAGGTCAGGGTCATGAGGACCCAGCCAGATCCAGCCTAGGCTGAGAAGGAAGCCAGAGCACAGGCAGGGGTGTATGCCCTAGGCAGGGGTGCAGCTGGCCCAGCAGGGACCTTGTTACTATTTGCTGTTAAACAAAAACATGAGGGGAGCGGGAACTTGAGGCTGGCCTCGCCACAGTTTGTGAAGCTTGGAGACAGTTGCTAAGGGAGGGTGGTGCTGCTTGGAGATGTTGCTAAGGGCAGGATGGTGTCAGGGCGGCTCAGGGAGAAGCTCCCAGTGTTgcttggctgggctgggctggggaacaGGGGCCCAGGGGTGGGGCACACCAGCACTCCCAGTGCCTAGGGCACAACCATGGCTTTCTGGCCCCTTGCCAACCATTGGGGCTGTAACCTCCCAGTCTATGAAGTTTAGGAGGAACAGGAGATTAGGGGGCTAGCCTGGGTGGGGGTTGTAGAATTATGAGCCCCCAGAGGCATGTTGGTGAGGGCAGTGCTCAGGGACTGTGGCCTTGCTCTGTAATCCTCACACCTACGCCCTGCACTGAAGCACACTTCCCCAGTGTCTGCACCTTCAGCCCTCCATGGAGGACCCCGGCCACACCCTGAGCACTGCCATGCCAGTCCACACTCCCACAGCTGTATGCGCTCAGCCCTGGCCCTCCACACCCTTATTCCTCCTGACCACACCCTTAACCTGGTACTCAGACCTCCCTGACCACACCCACAGCCCTGCAGTGAAGTGcccccccacccacagcccccacTGCAATCCTCTGACCACACCTGCAGCTCTGGGACTGAGGGCCAAGACCATTCCCTCAGCATGCACCCCACACTCATATACTAACAGCCCTGTACTGAGGCCCCCCAATAATTCCGTCAGCTCTGCACTATAGGATACCCCCCACACCCCAAAGCCCCCACTGCAGTCCCCTGACCACACTCGAAGCCCTGCACTGAAACTCCCTCCATGTAATACAGCCTTGTACTGAGGCCTCCCTGACCACACCCTCAGGGCTGCACTGCAGCCACTTCTATCCACACACTCACAGCCCCGACCAGAGCCTCACAACTCTCCCCCTCTCCACACACCTGCAGCCCCTGACCACAGCCCCACACACCCCCTGTGTCCACACACCCACAGCCTTCTGGCTATACTCTCAGCCCTGCACTGAAGCCCCCAAGTGTCCACACACACAGACTTGCATTTCCAGACTCCCAGGTACCATGCTGAGCACACCCACCTCCTCCATTGCAGCCTCCTGACCACACCCTCAGTCATGTCCTCAGAATCATCTTCTATCTCCGCCTTATATGCTAGCGCCTCCAGTGACCACAGCCTAAGCCCCTGCCCGACTACCCCCCTTCCACTACTGCTGGCCTTAACACTGAAAACTCTCCCCCAGTGACCACACTCACCCATCCCTAAGTTGCAGTTTCTGAGACTGGGAGCACCCACAGCTCCTACACTGTAGCGACTCTGTGGGCCCACAATCCCAGACCACCTTGTACTCTGCTTCCCCTTCCCTACACTGCAACCTCCCACCAGGGACCAGGAGACCCAGCCCTTGGTTCATCAAGGGTAAAGTCCAGGTGTACTTGCATGCCACAGGATGCATGTCCCAGGGGACTGGCAGGATCCTGCATCCAGTGCTCACTCCTGTCTGTGGGAAGATGGATTTTTGATAATCTGGGGGCTGATCAAGTGGCACCAGGTCGCAGGCCATGGATGGAGCGGCCAGGCCCGTGAACTGGGGCCACCCGCTCGCTCCCGCTGGGACAGCTGGAGTCATCAATCAGCCGGacaaggaggtgggggtgggggtggaacgcttgggcccagggcagggccgcTCAGCTGGCGTCCTCAGCTCGGTACCATCCGAGGTTGGGACCCCTTCCAGGCTGCTCCCACCCCACCCGCTTCCTTATTGTGCAGGATACTGATTAGGGTGGTCGGCGCCGGGGTCTCCTACCGGCTTCTACTTCGTGGCTGCTCCTGCAATGCGCGTTCGACGGACAGGACGAAAAGAATGGACCGACGGACGCTGGAGACCAGGCGGCTCCGCAGCTCTGCTCCCTGCCGGCTCTGGGGCGGGACTGCAGCCCGGGCGGTTCCACCGTATTATCCCCTGTTTCTCGGTCTCCATAGAGACGGCCAGTCCCACCCCCGGGGCTGTCTCGGCGGGAGAGTAACCAAGGTCACGCTGGCTCCACCCACCGGACCCCACCCTCTCCACGCTCCGCGGGGGCGGAGCTGCTGTGATAAACTCATCGCGCTGCTCTCAGGGCTGCTCTGCGGCCTTCGCGGCTGAGACCAGCTCTCTGCAGTTCTGGACGTCCTTGGATGGACCCCCTAACGAGAAAAGAGCCCCCTATCCTAGGCACCGCCCAAAGTCCAAAGCAGACCCCCACCTCCAGGGGATCCAGCTTCCCAGAGCCGCAACCGAAGGCTTTTGGGGAGCtggcggggagggggggcggggacAGAGAGGAGCAGGAAAATCCCTTCCCTCAGTGACAGTAGGGTCTAGAGCTGGCTCAAGATCACAGGTCTCCAATGAACGTGTGGCATCCCCAGGTCACAACTCTGGAGCACTGGGGGAGAGAAGGTACAATGAGCAAATCACGAGTGCCTAACCCCAGAAGCCTGGTATACCCACGGCGATCCTGCCGCCAGGGAAAAGCTCCTGGACCTCCCGGGTCTGCGTCCTCCTCTATTCCCACTCCATCCCGGTGTTGCCCTCGCAGTCTGTGCTCTCGCTGCTGCCTCCCGGGAGCCCAAAGTGTGTTTCCCCTTATGTCTCCAAGCTCAAACTCTGTCTTCAAGtgctcctccaggcagccttccaggACCTTTCCTAACCAGGAGCCCCGTACCTGAGCACCTCGGGTCCTCGTGTACCTCCATATGACAATCTGCGTGGCCACCCACTGTTCAGAGGCCTACACTAGCCTCTGCCGTTAGGCCGACTGGTAACGGTCCGGTTCCAGGAGGGCCCGTGACCCTTTCTATTAAGAAAGTATGCACTACGTCCGCAAAAGCATAAAAAAGTTTATTGGAGCATCATGGCCGGTGGGGCGGGTATTGCTGAGTCGTGGGGGAGGGGGCCGATCCCGCCGGCCGTAGAGGCCCCTAAAGTGCACTCGGTGAGGCGAGGGTGGGGGCGTTGCATAGAGAGTCGGGCCGGCCGCTCCTCCTCGGTTCTCTTGCCTCTCGATCCAGCTAAGCCAGGCCAGCCTCTGGGCTGCCCCGCGCCCCGGGCTTGCCGCTGCTGGGGCTCACGAAAACGGCGGGCGCACGCGCCTGCAGCGCCGGCCCGGGCTCTCGGCCTCTGCACCCGGGGGCGGCCAGAGCAGCACTGCCCAGGCGCGTCTGCGCCACTGGAATCTCGTCCATGGACTCGGCTGACGCCGAGTGGTAAGCGCCTGCAGGACCAGCGGCGTGCACTGGGCTGGCGCCCGCAGAATCCGACGATGAGCTGGAGCGGCGGCCTAGGGCCTGGGGCCCTGCGGGGGTGGAGGAGAACGTGAAAGTAGAGGCTGCGACTTGCTTGGGGCCCTACCTTGGAGCTCACCGAGCAGGATCTGGTCAGGAAGGGGCGCTCACCCGGCAGCCTCGGCAGCGGGGGCTCCCGGTCCAAGGTCCCAGAGGTCGGCACCTTATACGCGCGCcgcttcctctttttctgcagAGACAGTGGGGAGCCTGAGTGACATCGCCAAAAGAAGCAGAGGAGTGGGGCGGGATAGaggcttctttcccttccccttccaCCTGGACTAGGGGCTGAGCGCCGTCCCCCTACCTGGGGTCGGATCCGGGGTGGTAGAGCGAGAGtctctggggaggagggtggtggagggTC
This genomic window from Equus przewalskii isolate Varuska chromosome 3, EquPr2, whole genome shotgun sequence contains:
- the TPPP3 gene encoding tubulin polymerization-promoting protein family member 3 isoform X3 → MQDPASPLGHASCGMQGGMAASTDVAGLEESFRKFAIHGDPKASGQEMNGKNWAKLCKDCKVADGKAVTGTDVDIVFSKVKGKSARVINYEEFKKALEELATKRFKGKSKEEAFDAICQLVAGKEPANVGVTKAKTGGAVERLTDTSKYTGSHKERFDESGKGKGIAGRQDNLDDSGYVSAYKNAGTYDAKVKK
- the TPPP3 gene encoding tubulin polymerization-promoting protein family member 3 isoform X4, with product MAASTDVAGLEESFRKFAIHGDPKASGQEMNGKNWAKLCKDCKVADGKAVTGTDVDIVFSKVKGKSARVINYEEFKKALEELATKRFKGKSKEEAFDAICQLVAGKEPANVGVTKAKTGGAVERLTDTSKYTGSHKERFDESGKGKGIAGRQDNLDDSGYVSAYKNAGTYDAKVKK
- the TPPP3 gene encoding tubulin polymerization-promoting protein family member 3 isoform X2 → MQDPASPLGHASCGMQAPSPTLRICGRSAHNSDLAGFEGGMAASTDVAGLEESFRKFAIHGDPKASGQEMNGKNWAKLCKDCKVADGKAVTGTDVDIVFSKVKGKSARVINYEEFKKALEELATKRFKGKSKEEAFDAICQLVAGKEPANVGVTKAKTGGAVERLTDTSKYTGSHKERFDESGKGKGIAGRQDNLDDSGYVSAYKNAGTYDAKVKK
- the TPPP3 gene encoding tubulin polymerization-promoting protein family member 3 isoform X1, which codes for MQDPASPLGHASCGMLLAPRETLSVGSSPQAPSPTLRICGRSAHNSDLAGFEGGMAASTDVAGLEESFRKFAIHGDPKASGQEMNGKNWAKLCKDCKVADGKAVTGTDVDIVFSKVKGKSARVINYEEFKKALEELATKRFKGKSKEEAFDAICQLVAGKEPANVGVTKAKTGGAVERLTDTSKYTGSHKERFDESGKGKGIAGRQDNLDDSGYVSAYKNAGTYDAKVKK